CGACCGCCGCCGCCAGCGGCAGCCACACCCAGCGCAGTTCCGACAGCAGGGTGGCGACGCCGCGCGCGCCGAAGAAGCCGTTGGCGAACGGCGACACCCGGATCGGCCGCCACGGCGCGAACCAGCGGTGCTCGCTCCACGGCCACGCCAGCGCGACGCCGAGCCCGCCGGAGGTCATGGCGTCGAGCAGCGGGTGCGAGACGGTGCACACGAACATCCACGTCGTCGCCTGCAGCGCGCCGGCGCGCAACGGTCGGTGCAGCAGCGCGCCGAGCACGGCCAGCAACGCGGCGAACAGCAGCGAATGGCTGGCGCCGCGATGGCCGAACGCATCGGCGTAGGGAATGTGCAGGGCGAACGCGACCACGTCCAGGTCCGGCAGCATCGACGCGGCGATGCCGGCGCCGAGCAGGCGCCCGGAGATGCGTCCGCGATCGGCGGCGGCCCACAGCGCCAGCGGCACCGCGGCGTGGGTGAAGATGCTGGGCATGTCAGCAGTCGTCGGCGCGGAATGCGTCGCGCAGCCAGGTCAGCCGCGGCGGTTCGCCGTCGGCCTCGACCACATCGAAGCGGCACGGCCAGTTCGCGTAGTGCGGGTGCGCGGCCAGGAACAGCTGCGCGGCCAGCACCAGCCGGCGGCGCTTGCGCAGGTCGACCGAGGCGGCACCGCCGCCGAATGCGTCGGTGCGCCGGTAGCGCACCTCGACGAACACTAGGCACTGCGCCTGCTGCATCACCAGGTCCAGTTCGCCGCCGCGATAGCGCACGTTCGCGGCGATCAGTTGCAGCCCGGCGCGCTCCAGTTCGGCGCGCGCCGCCGCTTCCACGTCGTTGCCGCGTTGCCGGCGGTCAACGCCCATCGGGCAGCGGCGTCGCGCGCCCGCCGCTGAAGGTGGACCAGGCCGGAGTGCGCAGGATGTTGCCGAAGCCGTCCAGGTGCAGCACGCCGGTGGCGCCGCGCAGGTTGGCTTCGGCGCCGGTGGCGAGCTTTTCCAGGTAGGCGCTGATCTGCCAGGCGTCGTAGCCGAACGCGAACAGGCGCCCGGCCGGGCCGCGCGCGGTCGGCAGGGTCTCGGCCACGCTGGTCGCCGCCGGCAGGCCGCCGACGCCGCGCACGTTCCACAGTTCGCTCGGGTAGGCGATGCCGTCCAGCACCAGGTCGTCCTCCGCCTTGCCGGTGCCCAGCACGAGCTGCGAGGTCGCGACCCGGCTCTTGCCGGCGAAACCGGCCAGCGCCAGCTGCGGCGCCAGCGCGCGCGCGGTGCCGCCCTTGACCGCCAGGAACACCGCGTCGGCGGCGCCGGCATTGCGCAGCTGCGCGCCGACATCGCCCGGCGTCTCTGCCACGCTGACGCTGGCCACGACCTTGCCGCCGCGCTCGCTGAAGCGCTCGCGGAACGCGGCCACCGCACGGCGGCCGTTGTCGTCGTTGCTGCCGATCACCAGCGCGTTGCGGCGCTCGTGCGCCAGCAGGTATTCGGCGGCGGCGATGCCGTCGTCTTCCGGCGCCAGCGAGAAGCCGGCGCTGCCGGCGGGCGGGGCGGCGGTACCGCGGTTCAGCGCCAGCAGCGGCACCGGCAGCGCATCGCGCGCGAACAGCGCGCTGACCTCGTCGCGGCCGAGCGGGCCGACCACGAAGTCGGCGCCGCCATCGATCGCCTTCTGGTAGGCGGCCAGCGCGCCGGCGGCGGTGCCGGTGGTGTCGATGAAGTTGATCTCCGGGCGGCGCCGGGTCTCGCCGTAGTAGCCGGCGAGCAGGCCGTCGCGCACCGGCGCGGCCGCGGTGGCCAGGCTGCCGCTCAGCGGCAGCAGCACCGCCAGCTTGGCCGGCGGGCGATAGCCGTCGCGCTCGGCGGGGGGGCGCTTGCTGGTGTCGAAGCCCCATTGCGCGCCGCGGTCGAACGGGCGCGGCAGCGGCAGGCCGCGGCTGATCAGCGCGCGCCCGGCGAAGTTGTACAGCGGGTCGCCGGCCGGCAGCGCGGCGGCGCGCGCCTGCAGCGTGGCGTCGTTCAAGGCGGCCAGCAGGCGCACGATGGCGCGCTGGTTGTCGGTGCGCGCCTGGCCGGTCAGGCCGATATCGGCGCGGGCGCGTTCGTCCAGCGCCGCGTTGCCGTCGCCGGTGCCTTCCAGCGCCTGCGCGCGGGCCAGGTGCCAGCGTGCGCGCAGGTTCTGCGGCACCGCCTGCGGATCGCTGCCCAGCGCCTGCAGCGCCTGCGCCGGCTGCCGGTCGACCAGCGCCAGCTCGGCGTTGACCAGGGCCAGCCGCACCTTGCTCAGGCCCGACAGCTGGCGCGGCTGCACCTGCGCCACCAGGCTGCGCGCGCGCGCGACGTCCCCGGCCTCGTACCAGGCGAAGGCGGCATCGGCCAGCAACTGATTGCGCTCGCTGCCGGTGGCGCCGGCGGCCTGCGCTTCCAACTGCTGCGCCGCTTCCCGCGGCTTGCCCTGGTCCAGCAGCGCCAGCGCCGCGGACTGGGCCGGCGACGCGCTCTGGGTGACGCTGGTGGTGGCGCAGCCGGCGAACAGCAGCGCCAGCAGCGACAGGGCGGAAATCCTTGCGAATCGCTTGTTCATTTCTGGTCCATTCGGCAGGGCACGCCGGGGCGCGCCGGGGAAAACCGCTACGATTCTACCCTTGACCATGGAAAGCCGTAGATGAGCGCCCAGCCCGGAACCCTGCACGTTGTCGCCACGCCGATCGGCAACCTCGCCGACCTGACGCCGCGCGCGCAGGAGGTGCTGCGCGCGGTCGCCGCGATCTGCGCCGAGGACACCCGCCGCAGCGGCCAGCTGCTGGCGCATTTCGGCATCGACAAGCCGCTGCTGGCGCTGCACGAGCACAACGAAGAGGCGCTGGCGCAGCGCATCGTCGCGCGCCTGCTCGGCGGCGACTCGCTGGCCCTGGTCAGCGACGCCGGCACCCCGCTGGTCAGCGACCCGGGCTACCGGCTGGTGCGCGCGGCGCGCGAGGCCGGGGTGCGGGTCAGCCCGGTGCCCGGCGCCTGCGCGGCGATCGCCGCGCTCAGCGTGGCCGGCCTGCCCAGCGACCGCTTCAGCTTCGAAGGCTTCCTGCCGGCCAAGGCCTCCGCCCGCCGCGAGCGCCTGGCACGCCTGGCCGGCGAGCCGCGCACGCTGGTGTTCTACGAGTCCTCGCATCGCATCGTCGAATCCCTGGCCGACTGCCGCGCCGCGTTCGGCGACGCGCGCCCGGCGGTACTGGCGCGCGAACTGACCAAGCTGTTCGAGACCGTGCTCGACGGCAGCCTGGCCGACCTGCAGGCGCGGGTGGAAGCCGACGACAACCAGCGCAAGGGCGAGTTCGTGCTGATCGTGCAGGGCGCCGGCGACGATGCCGACGCGCAACTGGCCGAAGGCCGCCGCGTCTACGCCACGCTGAGCGAACACCTGCCGCCGTCCACCGCCGCCAAGCTGGCCGCGGAAATCACCGGCGCGCCGCGCAAGGCGTTGTACGGCGGCTGAGGCGGACGCAATACCGCGCGCATGCCGGCTGACCTGCCGCGTGCGATCGCCAACCGCCGCTCCCAGCCAATGCGTTGTCAGGCGACTGCCGGGTATCGGAACCCTGCTTGTTCGGCTTCCCATCCCAGCATCGCCAACCCGATGCTCTTGGGAACGGGCTTCTCGCCGCTTCGGTAGTACGCCAGCATGCGCCGGCTCACGCCCAATGCCGCGGCCGCCGAATCCAGCGTCAGGTCGTGGCGATGCATCCAGGCGATGATCTGCTGGTGCGAGTAGTCACCGGCCTGCTCAATGGCGAGTGCCCGTAGGTTGTCACTGGCGAGCGCTAGGTCATCGTTGCCGTCGAAGATGACGCCACGTTTCCATTCATCGAGCGAGACCTTGTAGAAGACATGCGGCATCCGCGCCTTCTTCAGGGACGGATGCGAGGCCAGGACGTCGCTTAGATCGACCCTGCAAGTGAAGCCGTCGGCGAAGGTCAACGCAAGTTCGCCAATATCTACGGCCTTCACCTGGGTAATGACGAATTGAGGCTGGTTCATGGATTCAACTCCTGCCATCGGGTGACGAGGGCGGCCTTGTTTGCGGCGGCCCATTCGAGTGCCGCACTCAGCTCGCGCCGGCTTAGGCGGCCAGCCAGAACCGCAAGGGTTTCGATAACGATCAAGGCTTCTCGACCATCCTTGGTACGGACGTGGAAATGTGGTGGAAGATGGTCGGCCGCGTACATCGTGATGACGCTGTTGGCGAAACGGACGATCGTCGGCATACGTCCAAAATAGTGCAACCATTGCATCGACGCAAGGGTGGGCCGCCCTGCGGGCGCGTGCCAGCCTGAAAGGGTGGTCATCACAGCCAGGCTAAAGCCTCCGAACCCGGGGGGTCTGCGGGAGGTCTCGAGATCTGGAAAAAGTGGCGGAGCCGGCCGATAAGCCGGGTTCTGTCGTGGACAGTCATTCTTCTAGGCGCCGCGTCACCGCGGCGCTCGAGCAACCTACCCGGACCCGACGCGGGCAGCGCCATGAGGTCCCTATTTGGTCTTGCTCCAGGTGGGGTTTGCCGTACCGGTCCGTTACCGGACTCGCGGTGCGCTCTTACCGCACCATTTCACCCTTACCGGTCTGCTTGCGCAGACTTAGGCGGTATCTTTCTGTTGCACTGATCCGTCGGCTCGCGCCGCCCAGGCGTTACCTGGCACCTTGCCCTATGGAGCCCGGACTTTCCTCGGCACCCTTTGCATCGAAATGCACCGGATGACGCGACTGTCTGGCCGACTCCGCCATGGGTATTGTCGCATGTGCGGCGCCTTCGCGCCGCGCGGGATCGGGTGCCGGGAAAAAGCGGCGGGAGCGACACGCCTCGCTTTTGCTTTGGCTCTTACCGGAACCCGAGTCCCGAGTCCCCGGTCCCGAGCCCTTCCAGCCGCGTCTCCCCTAAAAACACCCCGTCCGCACCGAAGCGGCGCTCGTGGATCCAGCCGTGTCCGTCGCCGTCCACCGCCACGATGGTGCTGGCGCGGGTGCCGTAGTCGTGGCCGCGGATGAAGGCCGGCGACAGGCGCCGCTCCAGTTCCAGGCCCACGCCGGTGTCGGGCAGCTGCGCGTCGGCGGCGATGGTCTCGTCGGCCAGCGCTCGCCATAGCGGGGCCAGGTCCTCGTCGCCTGCGGCGATCCAGTCGGCCACGGTGTCGCACAGGCGCGCGGTCTTCGGCCAGGGCGCGTCCAGCGCGCCGTTGGACATGCCGTGGATGCCGGGCGCCAGGCGCTGCCGGGCAGGCGGGTGGTTGCCGATGTATTCGGCGCCGTCGGCGTCGGCCAGCAGCAGGTTGAACGGCGGGTAGGCGTCGGCGCGCAGCGCCAGGGCGGCGGCGAAGGCGGCCGCCGGATCGGTGCCGGCCAGATAGTCGGCGACCAGGGCGCCACGCGAGGCGCCGGACATCGACGCCAGCGGATCGCGCACGTTGGTGACCACGGTGCAGCGGCCGGCGTCGTCTAGGCCCACCCAGCTGCCGCCCGAGCGCAGGTCGCGTCCGGCCAGCACGCGTTGCGCCGGAGCCGCCCAGCGCTGCAGCGGGGCAGTCGGGCGGGCATGGAATTCGTCGCGGTTGCCGACCAGCAGCAGGCGCCAGCGCGGGTGCGAGCGGAGGGCGAGGGCGACCAGGCACATAGGCCGCCGATTGTGCGGCTTTGCGCAGTGGCGCGCGAGCCGGCCGGCCGCCGGCACGGCAGCCGACCGCCGTCTTAACGCCCTGTGCACAGGGCTGAATTTTCCCCCAATCTCAAAATATGAGACGAAACAGCAACTTGTGGATAAGCTTTGAACAAGTCTCTAAAGAATGGCGCAAGCCATTGATGTGGCTGGCGATTTATCGGTCGCAAAGTTGTTGACAACCTTTCGCGCGCTGCTAAGGTGGGCACCTGAGGGAAAACCGGGTTTTTTGTGGTTTTTCGTGGTTCAATGACCGCCCAGGCGGATTTGGAAAGGTGTAGGCGTCGTGTTTCAGGGCGAGACCGCAATCACAGTGGACGACAAGGGGCGTATGGCGGTTCCCACCGCGTACCGCGACCTCGTCGTGCGCGCGAGCGGCAATCGGCTGGTGCTGACCTACAACCCGTTCGAGGCCGGATGCCTGTGGCTGTACGCGGAAAAGGAATGGGAGCGGGTCCGTGACGACGTCATGGCCAAGCCCAACACCCAGCGCGTGGTGCGGATCCTGCAGCAGAAGCTGGTCGGTTCCTCGGCCGCGCTGGAGCTGGACGCCAACAGCCGCATCACCATCCCGCCGAGCCATCGCGCTGCGGTGGGCATCGAAAAGCGCGCCGTGCTGTTAGGCATGGGCGACAAGTTCGAACTATGGAGCGAGCAGGCTCATCGCGCACTGATCCAGCAGACATTGTCTGATGAGGATCTGGGCGATGGATTGCTCGATCTGAAGTTGTGAGCCGGGGTGTCCGGATGCGCGGACAGGCGCAGGCCGGTCACCTTCCGGTGTCGCAACCGCCGGCGGCGCATGTGCCGGTGTTGTTCGCGCAGGTCATGGACGGGCTGCAGGTGATCGAAGACGGAATCTATCTGGATGGCACGTTCGGGCGTGGCGGACACGCGCGCGGGGTGCTGCACAAACTCGGCCCGGGAGGCCGGCTGCTGGTGATGGACAAGGATCCCGAGGCGATCGCCGAAGCCGAACATGCGTTCGGTGGCGACGCGCGGGTGAGCATCCGTCGCGGCAGCTTCGCCGAACTGGGACAGTGGGACGCCGCCGCCGACCTGGACGGGGTGCTGTTCGACCTGGGCGTGTCCTCGCCGCAGCTGGACGTGGCCGAGCGCGGTTTCTCGTTCGGCAAGGACGGCCCGCTGGACATGCGCATGGACCCGGATGCCGGCGAGAGCGCCGCGCAATGGTTGGCGCGCGCCGACGAACGCGCCATCGCCGACGTGCTGTGGACCTACGGCGACGAACGCCAGAGCCGGCGCATCGCCCGCGCGATCGTGGCGCGCCGCGCCGAGCAGCCGCTGACCCGCACCGCGCAGCTGGCCGAGCTGATCGCCAGCGTGATGCCGCGCGGCGACAGCAAGACCCACCCGGCCACGCGCAGCTTCCAGGCGATCCGCATCCACATCAACCGCGAACTGGCCGACCTCGAAGCCGGGCTGGACGCGGCGCTGGCCAAGCTCAAGCCGGGCGGCCGGCTGGCGGTGATCAGCTTCCATTCGCTGGAAGACCGCATCGTCAAGCAGTTCATGAACCGCCACGCCAAGGCCCCGCCGAGCAACCGCCGCCTGCCCGAAGCGCAGGCGTTCGTGCCGACCCTGCAACTGCATGGCGGCGCGATCAAGGCCGATGCCGACGAACTGGCCGGCAACCCGCGGGCGCGCAGTGCGGTGTTGCGGGTGGCTGAGAAGCTGGGATTGGGGATTGGGGATTCGGGATTGGAAGAGCGCTCTTCCCGAATCTCCAATGCCCAATCCCCAATCCCGGCGTCTCCGCCAGGAGACGCCCAATGAGCCGGCTGCTGCTCGTCGTGTTGCTCGCCTGCACCATCGCCTCGGCGATCGGGGTGGTGTACATGCGCCATCGCCATCGCCAGCTGTTCGTCGAGCTGTCGCGGCTGGAGCACAACCGCGACGAGTTGAACATCGAGTTCGGCCGGCTGCAGCTGGAGCAGGCGACCTGGGCGGAAAGCAATCGCGTCGATCAGGTCGCGCGCGAGCGGCTGGGCATGAAGTTCCCGGAAACCGGCGACATCGTGGTGGTGCGGCCATGAGCAAGACCGGCCGCAACCGCCCGCGCAGCAACTTCAATCTCCGTGGCCGGCTGGTGCTGGTCGGCGCGGCGCTGAGCCTGTGCTCGGTCACGCTGATCGGCCGCGCCGCCTACGTGCAGATCATCAACAGCGATTTCTACCAGCGCCAGGGCGAGGCGCGCTACCTGCGCGAACTGCCGATCGCGACCTCGCGCGGCATGATCACCGACCGCAACGGCGAGCCGCTGGCGGTGTCCACGCCGGTGGAGTCGATCTGGGTCAATCCGCAGGAACTGCTGCGCAATCCCGACCGCATTCCGCAGCTGGCGCGGGCGCTGGAACTGTCCAGCGACGAGCTGGCCGCCAAGCTGTCGCAGAAGTCGGACAAGGAGTTCATGTACCTCAAGCGCCGGATCAATCCGGACAAGGCGCATGCGGTGGTCGCGCTCGGCATCCCGGGCGTGTTCTCGCAGCGCGAGTTCCGCCGCTTCTACCCGCAGGGCGAAGCGATGGCGCACGTGCTCGGCTTCACCAACATCGACGACCGTGGCCAGGAAGGGCTGGAGCTGGCGTTCGACGAATGGCTGCGCGGCAAGCCCGGCTCCAAGCGCGTGATCCGCGACCGCAAGGGCGCGATCGTGGAGAGCATCGACCTGGTCAAGCCGGCCGAGCCGGGCAAGGACCTGACCCTGAGCATCGATCGCCGCATCCAGTTCCTGGCCTACAAGCAGCTGCGCAACGCGCTGGAAGAGAACAAGGCGGCCGCCGGTTCGATCGTGATCGTGGACGTGAAGAGCGGCGAAGTGCTGGCGATGGTCAACCTGCCGACCTACAACCCGAATGCGGTCAGCGGGGTCAATTCCGACGCGCGCCGCAACCGCGCGGTCACCGACCTGGTCGAGCCGGGGTCGACGATGAAGCCGCTGACGGTGGCGACCGCGTTGCAGGCAGGGGTGGTGACGCCCAATACCATCATCGACACCAACCCGGGGTTCATGACCCTGGGCCGTTACACCATCCGCGACGTGCCGCGCAACAACGGCGTGCTCAACGTCACCGGCGTGATCACCCGCAGCTCCAACATCGGCGCGGCCAAGATCGTCGCCAAGCTGGACGACCAGGCGTTCTACAAGTCGGTGCGCAACTTCGGCTACGGCACGGCGCCGCACAGCGGCTTCCCCGGCGAATCGGCCGGCGTGGTGTCGCATCCGGGCAGCCGCAGCTGGTACGGCACCACCAAGACGACCATGTCCTACGGCTATGGCCTGTCGGTGACGCCGCTGCAGATCGCCACCGCCTACACCGCGCTGGGCAACGGCGGCAAGTTGATGCAGCCGACCTTCGTCAAGGGCCAGCACCAGGAGCCGCGCGAAGTGATCAGCCCGGAAGTGGCGCGGGAAGTGGTGGCGATGATGGAGACCGTGGTGACCCAGGGCGGCGCCAAGGGCGCGGCGATCCTCGGCTACCACGTCGCCGGCAAGACTGGCACCGCGCGCCTCAACGGGCCGGGCGGCTATATCCGCGGCCACTACAACGCGCTGTTCGCCGGCCTGGTGCCGGCGACCAATCCGCGCTTCGCCACGGTCATCGTGATCAACGATCCGCAGGGCGCCAAGTATTACGGCGGCCTGGTCTCGGCGCCGGTGTTCCACAACGTGATGGAAGGGGCGCTGCGGCTGATGGACGTGCCGCCGGACGACATCCAGGCGTGGCTGGCGGCGCAGGCCGCCGGCAAGAGCGGCCACGCGCCGCCGCCGCCGGTGGAGCCGGATCCGGCCCTGGTGCCCGACGCCGCCACCGAGGTGGAAGCGGCACTGCCCAGCGCGCGTGCTGTCGCGCCGCCGCCGCCGGTTGCACAGCCGGTGCCGTTGCAGGAGACCCGCCAGTGAGCCGCGCGCTGCCGCTGTCGCACCTGCTGCCGGATCTGGCGCTGGCGCGCGACGTGCAGGTGTCCGGGCTGGTCATGGACAGCCGCGCGGTGCGCCCCGGCGATGCCTTCGTGGCGATCGCCGGGTTCGGCGCGCACGGGCTGGGCTTCGTCGCGCAGGCGCAGGCCAATGGCGCGGCGGCGATCCTGTTCGAACCGCCGGCCCCGGCCGAGTTGCCGGCCCCGGCCGACGCGATCGCGGTGCCGGGCCTGCGCGCGCGCATGGGTGCGATGGCCGACCAGTTCCACGGCCATCCGTCGCAGACGATGACCATGGTCGGGGTCACCGGCACCAACGGCAAGACCTCCACCGTGCAGCTGTTGGCGCAGGCCTGGCAGAGCCTGGGCACGCGCAGCGGCAGCATCGGCACGCTCGGCGTCGGCCTGTACGGCGACGTGGTGCCGACCGGCTTCACCACGCCGCTGGTGCTGCAGACGCATGCGTTGCTGGCGCAGCTGCGCGACGCCGGCGCGCAGGCGGTGGCGATGGAAGTGAGCTCGCACGCGCTGGACCAGGGCCGCGTGGATGCGGTGCACTTCGACGTGGCGGTGTTCACCAATCTCACCCGCGATCATCTCGACTACCACGGCGACATGGCCGGCTACGGCGCGGCCAAGGCGCGCCTGTTCGCCACGCCGGGGCTGAAGGCGGCGGTGGTCAATCTCGACGACGCGTTCGGCCGCGAGTTGCTGGCGACGCTGGACCCGGAACTGCGCCGCATCGGCGTCAGCTCGCGCGGCCAGGCCGGCGCCACGCTGCGCGCCGAGGCGCTGCGCCTGGACGCGCGCGGCATCGGCTTCGACCTGCTGGTCGGCGACGCGCGGCATCCGGTGCAGTCGGCGCTGCTGGGCCGTTTCAACGTGGACAACCTGCTGGCGGTGGCCGGCGCGCTGCATGCGCTGGACGTGGCGCCGGCGCGCATTGCCGCGACGCTGTCGCAGCTGCAGCCGATCCGCGGGCGCATGAACCGCCTCGGCGGCAGCGCGGCGCAGCCGCTGCTGGTGATCGACTACGCGCATACCCCGGACGCGCTGGAGCAGGCGCTGGACAGCCTGCGCGGCCACGTGCACGGCCGCCTGCTGTGCGTGTTCGGCTGCGGCGGCGAGCGCGACACCGGCAAGCGCCCGCAGATGGCGGCGATCGCGCAGCGCCTGGCCGACGTGGTGATCGTCACCGACGACAATCCGCGCGGCGAGGATGGCGACCGCATCGTCGCCGACATCCTGGCCGGCTTCACCGACCTGCAGGCGGTGCGCGTGCAGCGCGACCGCGCCCAGGCCATCGCCCTGGCCGTGGCCGAAGCCGGCCCCGAGGACATCGTGCTGATCGCCGGCAAGGGCCACGAGCCGTACCAGGAAATCGGCGGCATCCAGCATCCGTTCGACGATACCGAGATCGCCGCGCAGGCGTTGCAGGCGCGCGCCGCCGCTCCGGCCATGGAGCGTGCACGATGAAGCGCCTGCCGCTGTCGATGCTCGCGCACTGGGCCGGCGCCGAACTGCATGGCGACGACGTGGCGATCGACGCGATCGCCCACGACACCCGCACGCTGGCGCCGGGCAGCCTGTACGTGGCGCTGCGCGGCGAGCGTTTCGACGGCCACGACTTCGTCGCCGACGCCGCCGCGCGCGGCGCCAGCGCGCTGCTGGTGCAGGCGCTGCAGCCGCAGGTCGAACTGCCGCAGATCCTGGTCGCCGACACCCAGCTGGCGCTGGCGCGGATCGCCGCCGGCATGCAGCGCGGCCGCGCCACGCGCGTGGCGGCGATCACCGGCAGCAACGGCAAGACCAGCGTCAAGGCGCTGCTGCTGGCGATCCTGCAGCACGCCTGCCAGGTGAACGGCGGCAGCGTCTACGCCAACCCCGGCAACCGCAACAACGAGATCGGCCTGCCGCTGGCGGTGATCGAGGCGCCGGACGCGGCCGACTACGCGATCTACGAGATGGGCGCCGGCAAGCCGGGCGACATCGCCTACCTGACCGACATCGTCGCTCCGCACGCGGCGCTGGTGAACAACATCGCCCCGGCGCACCTGGAACGCATGGGCAGCCTGCTCGGCGTGGCCGAGACCAAGGGCGCGATCTACGCCGCGCTGCCGCCCGACGGCACCGCGGTGATCAATGCCGACGATGCGTTCGGGCTGTGGTTCGAACAGCGCCTGCCGGCGCCGCTGACCCCGCGCGTGCTGCGTTTCGGCCTGCAGGCCAGCGCCGAGGTCACCGCCACGCAACTGCGCGTGGGCGCGGACCGCTCGCAGTTCGTGCTGGTCACCCCGCACGGCGAGGTCGACGCGACGCTGCCGCTGCCCGGTCGCCACAACCTGATGAACGCATTGGCCGCCGCCTCGCTGGCGCTGGCGCTGGACATCGCGCCGACGCTGATCGCCGCGGGCCTGGCGCAGGTGCAGCCGGTGCCGGGCCGGCAGATCGCGCACACGCTGCCCGGCGGCGCGGTGCTGATCGACGACAGCTACAACGCCAATCCCGGTTCGCTGGCCGCGGCGATCGATGCGCTGGCCGCCGCCGGCGGCGAACGCTGGCTGGTGCTGGGCGACATGCGCGAACTCGGCGACGGCGCCGAGGCGCTGCACGCCAGCGGCGGCCGCCGTGCCCGCGACGCCGGCCTGACCCGGCTGTACGCACTGGGCCCGCTGAGCGCGGTCGCCGCGCAGGCCTTCGGCGAGAACGGACGCGTGTTCGACAGCCATGCGGCGTTGATTGCGGCACTGCGTGCGGACCTTCGCGCAGCCGGGACCGGGGACCGGGGACCGGGGACCCGGGAACAGCAAGAGCACAAGCAGGTACACACATCGATGCATCAACACAATCGCGCGACGCCGGTCGGCGCCGACGCCGCGCTTTCCCCGGTCCCCGGTCCCCGGTCCCCGGTCCCGGCCACCATCCTCGTCAAAGGCTCCCGCGGCAGCGCTATGGACAAGATCGTGAGCGCGCTGCTGGCGCAGGGTGAGGAGACGCCGCATGCTGCTTGAACTGTCCCGCTGGCTGCAGCAGCTGGAGAGCCTGTTCGGGCTGTTCGGTTACCTCACCTTCCG
This sequence is a window from Xanthomonas sp. CFBP 8443. Protein-coding genes within it:
- a CDS encoding metal-dependent hydrolase: MPSIFTHAAVPLALWAAADRGRISGRLLGAGIAASMLPDLDVVAFALHIPYADAFGHRGASHSLLFAALLAVLGALLHRPLRAGALQATTWMFVCTVSHPLLDAMTSGGLGVALAWPWSEHRWFAPWRPIRVSPFANGFFGARGVATLLSELRWVWLPLAAAVGAWKLLQPPSSPAPRSPP
- a CDS encoding YraN family protein; translated protein: MGVDRRQRGNDVEAAARAELERAGLQLIAANVRYRGGELDLVMQQAQCLVFVEVRYRRTDAFGGGAASVDLRKRRRLVLAAQLFLAAHPHYANWPCRFDVVEADGEPPRLTWLRDAFRADDC
- a CDS encoding penicillin-binding protein activator, whose protein sequence is MNKRFARISALSLLALLFAGCATTSVTQSASPAQSAALALLDQGKPREAAQQLEAQAAGATGSERNQLLADAAFAWYEAGDVARARSLVAQVQPRQLSGLSKVRLALVNAELALVDRQPAQALQALGSDPQAVPQNLRARWHLARAQALEGTGDGNAALDERARADIGLTGQARTDNQRAIVRLLAALNDATLQARAAALPAGDPLYNFAGRALISRGLPLPRPFDRGAQWGFDTSKRPPAERDGYRPPAKLAVLLPLSGSLATAAAPVRDGLLAGYYGETRRRPEINFIDTTGTAAGALAAYQKAIDGGADFVVGPLGRDEVSALFARDALPVPLLALNRGTAAPPAGSAGFSLAPEDDGIAAAEYLLAHERRNALVIGSNDDNGRRAVAAFRERFSERGGKVVASVSVAETPGDVGAQLRNAGAADAVFLAVKGGTARALAPQLALAGFAGKSRVATSQLVLGTGKAEDDLVLDGIAYPSELWNVRGVGGLPAATSVAETLPTARGPAGRLFAFGYDAWQISAYLEKLATGAEANLRGATGVLHLDGFGNILRTPAWSTFSGGRATPLPDGR
- the rsmI gene encoding 16S rRNA (cytidine(1402)-2'-O)-methyltransferase — protein: MSAQPGTLHVVATPIGNLADLTPRAQEVLRAVAAICAEDTRRSGQLLAHFGIDKPLLALHEHNEEALAQRIVARLLGGDSLALVSDAGTPLVSDPGYRLVRAAREAGVRVSPVPGACAAIAALSVAGLPSDRFSFEGFLPAKASARRERLARLAGEPRTLVFYESSHRIVESLADCRAAFGDARPAVLARELTKLFETVLDGSLADLQARVEADDNQRKGEFVLIVQGAGDDADAQLAEGRRVYATLSEHLPPSTAAKLAAEITGAPRKALYGG
- a CDS encoding DUF2442 domain-containing protein, translated to MNQPQFVITQVKAVDIGELALTFADGFTCRVDLSDVLASHPSLKKARMPHVFYKVSLDEWKRGVIFDGNDDLALASDNLRALAIEQAGDYSHQQIIAWMHRHDLTLDSAAAALGVSRRMLAYYRSGEKPVPKSIGLAMLGWEAEQAGFRYPAVA
- a CDS encoding DUF4160 domain-containing protein, which codes for MTTLSGWHAPAGRPTLASMQWLHYFGRMPTIVRFANSVITMYAADHLPPHFHVRTKDGREALIVIETLAVLAGRLSRRELSAALEWAAANKAALVTRWQELNP
- a CDS encoding NRDE family protein, with the protein product MCLVALALRSHPRWRLLLVGNRDEFHARPTAPLQRWAAPAQRVLAGRDLRSGGSWVGLDDAGRCTVVTNVRDPLASMSGASRGALVADYLAGTDPAAAFAAALALRADAYPPFNLLLADADGAEYIGNHPPARQRLAPGIHGMSNGALDAPWPKTARLCDTVADWIAAGDEDLAPLWRALADETIAADAQLPDTGVGLELERRLSPAFIRGHDYGTRASTIVAVDGDGHGWIHERRFGADGVFLGETRLEGLGTGDSGLGFR
- a CDS encoding division/cell wall cluster transcriptional repressor MraZ, with translation MAVPTAYRDLVVRASGNRLVLTYNPFEAGCLWLYAEKEWERVRDDVMAKPNTQRVVRILQQKLVGSSAALELDANSRITIPPSHRAAVGIEKRAVLLGMGDKFELWSEQAHRALIQQTLSDEDLGDGLLDLKL
- the rsmH gene encoding 16S rRNA (cytosine(1402)-N(4))-methyltransferase RsmH, which encodes MRGQAQAGHLPVSQPPAAHVPVLFAQVMDGLQVIEDGIYLDGTFGRGGHARGVLHKLGPGGRLLVMDKDPEAIAEAEHAFGGDARVSIRRGSFAELGQWDAAADLDGVLFDLGVSSPQLDVAERGFSFGKDGPLDMRMDPDAGESAAQWLARADERAIADVLWTYGDERQSRRIARAIVARRAEQPLTRTAQLAELIASVMPRGDSKTHPATRSFQAIRIHINRELADLEAGLDAALAKLKPGGRLAVISFHSLEDRIVKQFMNRHAKAPPSNRRLPEAQAFVPTLQLHGGAIKADADELAGNPRARSAVLRVAEKLGLGIGDSGLEERSSRISNAQSPIPASPPGDAQ
- the ftsL gene encoding cell division protein FtsL, whose protein sequence is MSRLLLVVLLACTIASAIGVVYMRHRHRQLFVELSRLEHNRDELNIEFGRLQLEQATWAESNRVDQVARERLGMKFPETGDIVVVRP